One Ignisphaera sp. DNA window includes the following coding sequences:
- a CDS encoding S16 family serine protease, with amino-acid sequence MYFLGISERTNTGEAIPVKICLIPSKSFRVSIVGTEYDESLFNSFIVAGYVLNKICEADLGEVEVYMQNVGSAKGSSASLAFAIALYSILNNYGNTSLSATGVVSIDGFIDAVAGLNKKIGAAISAGIKKIYVPLINDVNATNTVIPIATILDICNRNVRNAEFYVNKTLLDIVNSYFENVTSYFINEAIRIANNLGDTSVYEYVKNKENNILKAINRGHWYAAASIAYSTFTTVLEEYLAREKGEALNRYVLLCENGLHNISKTLNEVRSVKAETVPFLIIAINRATLARYYLNTANESSFSDPATIASAYGRVVTALHWLALTKLVNSSSSGSLYSFNNIENALTRVLNTMSSIVEFDKNYTILSLDGIANMRSSQYSRLSNTSKQYIKNSLENLLKVYQNVLGENLILVPYLYYQYSMDVDDVSSIYLLSIATLEAGVTSMVLDVASNIFNLVTSSGVSSNTFPGNLLGVVLYESIFLCIILIVAIKKLFEVVK; translated from the coding sequence ATGTATTTTCTTGGAATTTCTGAGAGGACAAATACTGGGGAGGCCATACCTGTAAAGATATGTTTAATACCCTCAAAATCATTTAGGGTATCCATAGTTGGTACAGAATATGATGAGAGTCTATTCAATTCATTTATAGTTGCTGGCTATGTACTAAACAAAATCTGCGAAGCTGATTTAGGTGAGGTTGAAGTGTATATGCAGAATGTTGGAAGCGCCAAAGGTTCTAGCGCCTCTCTAGCATTTGCAATAGCTCTTTACAGTATTCTCAACAACTATGGGAATACATCTTTGAGTGCAACTGGGGTGGTGTCAATAGATGGCTTTATCGATGCTGTAGCAGGTTTAAACAAGAAAATAGGAGCTGCAATTAGTGCAGGGATAAAGAAGATTTATGTACCGCTAATAAATGATGTTAACGCTACTAATACCGTAATACCAATTGCAACAATTCTTGATATATGCAACAGAAATGTTAGAAATGCTGAATTCTATGTCAATAAAACTCTTCTTGATATTGTAAATAGCTATTTCGAGAACGTTACAAGTTACTTCATTAACGAAGCTATCAGAATTGCCAACAACCTGGGCGACACGTCTGTATATGAATATGTAAAAAACAAGGAGAATAACATATTAAAAGCTATTAATAGGGGCCATTGGTATGCTGCTGCAAGCATTGCATACTCGACTTTCACAACAGTACTAGAAGAGTATCTAGCTAGAGAAAAAGGAGAAGCTCTAAATAGATATGTCTTACTATGTGAAAATGGTCTACACAATATTTCTAAAACATTGAATGAAGTGAGAAGCGTTAAGGCTGAAACCGTCCCATTTCTTATAATAGCAATCAATAGAGCTACTCTAGCCAGATACTATCTCAACACAGCTAATGAGAGCTCATTCTCAGATCCAGCTACCATTGCAAGCGCCTATGGAAGGGTTGTAACCGCTTTGCACTGGCTGGCATTGACAAAACTGGTTAACTCATCATCATCTGGAAGTCTCTACAGTTTTAACAACATTGAAAACGCATTGACAAGGGTTTTAAATACTATGAGCAGTATTGTAGAATTTGACAAAAATTACACAATTCTGTCACTTGATGGCATAGCGAACATGAGATCATCTCAATACTCTAGGCTCTCAAACACCTCGAAACAGTATATCAAAAACTCTCTGGAGAATTTGCTTAAGGTATACCAGAATGTCCTTGGCGAAAATCTTATTCTTGTGCCATATCTATATTACCAATATTCTATGGATGTAGATGACGTTAGTAGCATATATTTGCTATCCATTGCCACGCTAGAAGCAGGTGTCACAAGCATGGTTTTAGATGTAGCAAGCAACATATTTAATCTGGTCACTTCAAGTGGGGTCTCTTCGAATACGTTTCCAGGGAATCTTCTTGGCGTTGTTCTCTACGAGAGCATATTCTTATGTATAATATTAATTGTAGCCATTAAAAAACTATTTGAGGTAGTCAAGTAG
- the udg gene encoding type-4 uracil-DNA glycosylase, whose amino-acid sequence MQITNSNQLYLTWESLEEEIKNCARCPLHRSRRNPVPGEGSKNSSVMFVGEAPGATEDEMGRPFVGAAGKLLTMVMESHGMRREDVYITNVVKCRPPGNREPREDEINACNIFLKSQILLLKPRIIVTLGNIAGKTIFSMANREWGGIMKMRGKRYELQILGMKICAIPTIHPAAALYNPQLRSLFENDMKFIKSVVDEIISGETREAKAEKPKPKTLLDYLK is encoded by the coding sequence GTGCAAATAACGAATAGTAATCAACTGTATTTAACTTGGGAATCGCTGGAAGAGGAAATTAAGAATTGTGCTAGATGTCCTCTGCATAGGAGTAGACGCAATCCAGTTCCAGGAGAGGGAAGTAAGAATTCTAGTGTAATGTTTGTTGGTGAGGCACCTGGTGCAACAGAAGATGAGATGGGAAGACCATTTGTTGGAGCGGCAGGAAAGCTTTTAACGATGGTTATGGAGAGCCATGGCATGAGGAGAGAGGATGTGTATATAACTAACGTTGTGAAATGTAGACCCCCTGGAAATAGAGAGCCTAGAGAGGATGAAATAAATGCTTGTAACATATTCCTAAAGTCTCAAATACTTCTATTGAAACCAAGGATAATTGTTACACTAGGTAATATAGCTGGGAAGACGATTTTTTCTATGGCCAATCGTGAATGGGGTGGAATAATGAAGATGAGAGGGAAGAGGTACGAACTGCAAATCCTGGGTATGAAGATATGTGCAATACCCACGATACATCCAGCAGCTGCATTATACAACCCACAATTGAGATCTTTATTCGAAAACGATATGAAATTCATAAAGAGTGTCGTTGATGAGATTATTAGTGGTGAGACAAGGGAAGCTAAGGCAGAGAAACCAAAGCCGAAGACTCTACTTGACTACCTCAAATAG
- a CDS encoding DUF5622 domain-containing protein, whose translation MGLKHKKYVYVERSDGIYVKVRVLKSRQEDETKYIIVGPKVNKPPSTATIISESQLPDALKTKLYEV comes from the coding sequence ATGGGATTAAAACACAAAAAATATGTGTATGTAGAGAGAAGTGATGGTATCTATGTAAAGGTGAGGGTGCTGAAGAGTAGACAAGAGGATGAAACAAAATATATTATTGTGGGTCCCAAAGTTAATAAACCGCCAAGCACTGCAACCATTATTAGTGAGAGTCAGCTACCAGATGCTTTAAAGACAAAACTATATGAAGTTTAG
- a CDS encoding class I SAM-dependent methyltransferase has protein sequence MSIVPWIPSPRAPIEYLKYGLGVNSSDTVLDLGCGDGRVLLEFAKAGAHTICIEVNRILCNVAQLIFKVHGMENKIDVICKDFFTVDLANIKPKPTIVYAYLYPSTLEALSTKLEDGLDPCTIIATLDFPVRGWSPVFVKHIIDEYDHNRTVWIYVNGFSNPKARLLTEFEVSLADLSNYCACRRKLFLL, from the coding sequence ATGTCTATAGTGCCATGGATTCCATCTCCCAGAGCTCCAATAGAGTATTTGAAGTATGGACTGGGTGTAAATAGTAGTGATACTGTTTTAGATCTTGGGTGTGGAGATGGGAGAGTGCTTCTAGAGTTTGCCAAGGCAGGTGCCCACACAATATGTATTGAGGTTAATAGAATTCTATGCAACGTAGCACAACTAATATTTAAGGTTCATGGAATGGAGAACAAAATAGATGTTATATGCAAAGATTTTTTCACAGTAGACCTAGCTAATATAAAGCCAAAACCAACAATAGTGTATGCATACCTATATCCATCAACTTTAGAAGCTCTTTCAACTAAGTTGGAAGATGGGTTAGATCCTTGCACCATTATAGCAACACTTGATTTTCCCGTAAGGGGCTGGAGCCCAGTATTCGTTAAGCATATAATCGATGAGTATGACCACAATAGAACTGTGTGGATCTATGTTAATGGGTTTTCGAATCCAAAAGCAAGGCTACTCACAGAATTTGAGGTTAGTTTAGCGGATTTATCCAATTACTGTGCCTGCCGAAGAAAGCTATTCTTATTGTAA
- the lysS gene encoding lysine--tRNA ligase: MSTMHRFWRFVEAGVDPYLTEYRYDVTTTLSDIRTKYSYLEKGGEAKDRFSVAGRIMGIRRHGKIVFAVLDDGTARLQIVFRQDVLGDAMWKLVELLNVGDIVGVRGRPIKTLRGELSLLVEEFKILAITWRDFPEKWHGLADSEKRYRMRYLDMMLNDDVRKAIISMYRIEKAFRDFLDARGFVEIHTPKLQAVYGGALARPFITRMYALDRDVYLSIAPETYLKRAVVANFFKVYEIAVCFRNEDIDAQHYPEFVQIEIYQAFSDWLDMMKLVEEMISNAVRTVYGDYKVEVSRGEEKIALDFNPPWTRITIEDAIEKFGGIKIKGKDYSELIEIAKSLDIKIDDPRRGKIIEKIFEKVAEPKIVQPTFITMFPRDVSPLARPSRENPEYAERFEIFINGLEVGNGYSELNNPIVQYYFFKKEEELRIKSREKFGEIEHHPMDKDYVRALEHGMPPTAGVGIGIYRLVMILHGLPSIKDVIPFTIVEQDDFKTIAEQYNDVLNYYIDKLKLDKI, encoded by the coding sequence ATGTCTACTATGCACAGGTTTTGGCGATTTGTTGAAGCTGGGGTAGATCCGTATCTTACAGAATATCGATATGATGTTACAACAACGCTTAGTGATATAAGAACCAAATATAGCTATCTAGAGAAAGGTGGAGAGGCAAAGGATAGATTTTCGGTTGCTGGAAGAATTATGGGGATTAGGAGACATGGCAAGATAGTTTTTGCTGTACTAGATGATGGTACAGCGCGACTGCAAATAGTTTTTAGACAAGATGTTCTAGGCGATGCAATGTGGAAATTGGTTGAATTGCTTAACGTTGGTGACATAGTGGGTGTTAGAGGAAGGCCTATTAAAACTCTTCGAGGAGAACTATCACTGCTCGTTGAAGAATTCAAAATTTTGGCTATTACATGGAGGGACTTTCCTGAGAAATGGCATGGTTTAGCAGATTCTGAGAAACGATATAGAATGAGATATCTAGATATGATGCTAAATGATGATGTTAGGAAAGCTATAATCTCCATGTATAGAATAGAGAAAGCATTCAGAGACTTCCTTGATGCAAGAGGCTTTGTAGAGATTCATACACCAAAGCTACAAGCAGTATATGGAGGAGCACTGGCAAGACCATTTATAACAAGGATGTATGCCCTTGATAGGGATGTTTATCTAAGTATAGCGCCAGAGACATATTTGAAGAGAGCTGTTGTAGCCAACTTCTTCAAGGTATACGAAATTGCGGTTTGCTTTAGAAATGAGGATATAGATGCCCAGCACTACCCAGAATTCGTGCAGATAGAGATATACCAAGCCTTCTCAGATTGGCTAGATATGATGAAGCTTGTAGAGGAAATGATTTCCAATGCTGTAAGGACTGTTTATGGTGATTATAAAGTTGAGGTAAGCAGGGGAGAAGAAAAAATTGCCCTTGACTTTAACCCGCCATGGACTAGAATAACAATAGAAGATGCCATAGAAAAATTTGGTGGCATAAAGATAAAGGGAAAGGACTACAGCGAATTGATAGAGATTGCTAAGAGCTTAGATATAAAAATTGATGATCCGAGAAGGGGAAAGATTATAGAAAAGATCTTCGAGAAGGTTGCAGAGCCAAAGATAGTGCAACCAACATTTATAACAATGTTTCCTAGAGATGTATCCCCCCTTGCTAGGCCTTCAAGAGAGAATCCGGAATATGCTGAAAGATTTGAGATTTTTATAAATGGTCTTGAAGTTGGAAACGGTTATAGCGAGCTCAATAATCCTATAGTACAGTACTACTTCTTCAAAAAAGAAGAGGAGCTGAGGATAAAGAGCAGAGAAAAGTTTGGAGAGATAGAGCATCACCCAATGGACAAAGACTATGTTAGAGCTCTAGAACATGGTATGCCTCCTACCGCAGGGGTTGGAATAGGCATATATAGACTTGTTATGATTCTTCACGGCCTTCCATCGATAAAGGATGTTATACCCTTCACCATAGTTGAACAAGACGATTTCAAGACAATTGCAGAGCAATACAACGATGTTTTGAATTACTACATAGATAAGCTCAAACTCGATAAAATCTAG
- a CDS encoding SPFH domain-containing protein produces MPIGPAEIFGIFLLIMIIAIILSKSIRIVREWERMIVLRLGKYIGIRGPGLVFLVPFIDRGLIVDTRINTVDVPKQDVITRDNVTVRIDAVVYYRVLDPERAVMKVRDYNYAIAMLAQTTIRDVVGQLELDDILAHREEINKRVQSIIDEITEPWGVKVSMVTLKAVELPEGMIRAMAYQAEAERIRRARIIEAEAERAAAKILLEAALTYEQHPVALRLRELQTYVDIAKEKNVIIITESGVSRTVAEAIASSLAIGRVKPSETTGKE; encoded by the coding sequence ATGCCCATAGGACCTGCTGAAATCTTTGGAATATTCCTTCTAATCATGATAATAGCAATAATACTCTCAAAATCCATTAGGATTGTGAGAGAATGGGAGAGAATGATTGTTCTCAGACTGGGAAAATATATTGGGATCAGGGGACCTGGCCTAGTTTTCTTAGTGCCATTCATAGATAGAGGGTTAATCGTTGATACAAGGATAAACACAGTCGACGTTCCTAAACAGGATGTTATCACAAGAGATAATGTAACCGTTAGAATAGATGCCGTAGTATATTACAGAGTTCTAGACCCTGAAAGAGCTGTTATGAAAGTAAGGGACTATAACTATGCTATCGCAATGCTTGCACAAACAACAATAAGAGATGTTGTGGGACAGCTAGAACTAGATGATATACTGGCCCACCGTGAAGAGATTAACAAGAGGGTTCAGAGCATAATTGATGAGATTACCGAGCCATGGGGAGTCAAAGTTTCTATGGTTACTCTGAAAGCTGTCGAATTGCCAGAGGGTATGATAAGAGCTATGGCCTACCAAGCAGAGGCCGAGAGGATTAGAAGAGCAAGAATTATTGAAGCAGAGGCTGAAAGGGCAGCAGCAAAAATATTGCTTGAAGCGGCCTTAACCTATGAGCAGCATCCTGTAGCTCTTAGACTTAGGGAGCTTCAGACATATGTTGATATTGCAAAAGAGAAGAACGTTATAATCATTACTGAGAGTGGTGTCTCTAGAACCGTTGCGGAAGCTATTGCATCATCGCTAGCCATAGGAAGAGTGAAACCTAGTGAAACAACTGGTAAAGAGTAG
- a CDS encoding NfeD family protein produces the protein MRSNAILIRIQGSMETIDIPTELYVKEALSLAEQRNVPLVVVVDSYGGYMDSMINIANVFLNAKTPVLGYIADKAMSAASIIVQPMHVVGISPYGVIGAAQPITINPVTGQYEFINESKIINSIVAMATRYADARGRNSTAVVMFITKNLVLKGEEAVKEKVVDIVANDLNDFIAKVNGRVVTVEYDGTKINYTINIAGLDEFSPPLYIQIYGYLRDSTVNSILWFLGFFGTFIALLSGRIDILPITIVFLLLALLGGSININIVSVMLIALGSLLIALEFMFPTHGLLGVGGIISLLFGVLLMPISPATQIAPSFIESIRTFAIILSGGLAGFFSFILYKAVESNRRRKKAVIKILNNVAKVIERIEPGKRGRVIFEGEYWFAESDEVIEPGEEVIVVDRKGFVLIVKKKK, from the coding sequence ATGCGATCAAATGCCATTCTAATAAGAATACAAGGATCAATGGAAACAATAGATATTCCAACAGAGCTTTATGTCAAAGAGGCTTTGTCGCTTGCTGAACAGCGAAACGTGCCACTAGTAGTTGTGGTTGATAGTTATGGCGGTTACATGGACTCGATGATCAACATCGCTAATGTTTTTTTAAATGCTAAAACCCCTGTTTTGGGATACATAGCCGACAAGGCAATGAGTGCCGCAAGCATAATTGTGCAACCCATGCATGTGGTGGGCATATCGCCATATGGTGTTATAGGTGCTGCACAACCAATAACAATAAACCCTGTTACAGGTCAGTATGAGTTTATCAATGAGAGCAAGATAATAAACAGTATTGTAGCCATGGCCACGAGGTATGCTGATGCTAGGGGCAGGAACTCAACAGCTGTTGTAATGTTTATTACAAAGAACCTGGTTTTAAAGGGTGAAGAGGCTGTTAAAGAAAAGGTTGTTGATATTGTTGCAAATGATTTAAACGATTTCATAGCGAAGGTTAATGGTAGGGTAGTAACAGTAGAGTATGATGGAACCAAAATTAATTACACGATAAATATAGCGGGATTAGACGAGTTTTCTCCACCCCTATACATACAAATATATGGCTATCTGAGAGATTCTACAGTAAATTCAATTCTGTGGTTTCTAGGATTCTTCGGAACATTCATAGCACTTCTTTCTGGTAGAATAGATATTTTGCCAATCACAATAGTGTTTCTATTACTTGCATTGCTTGGAGGCTCAATAAACATAAACATTGTTTCAGTAATGCTTATAGCTCTTGGCTCTCTGCTCATCGCACTAGAGTTTATGTTCCCAACACATGGCCTACTAGGGGTTGGGGGAATAATATCTCTACTATTTGGTGTCTTGCTGATGCCAATTTCCCCAGCTACACAAATAGCGCCTAGTTTTATAGAGAGTATCAGAACATTTGCAATAATACTCAGCGGTGGCTTAGCAGGCTTCTTCTCATTCATATTATACAAAGCAGTGGAGTCAAACAGAAGAAGAAAAAAAGCTGTAATTAAGATTTTGAATAATGTGGCTAAGGTTATTGAGCGTATAGAGCCAGGTAAGAGAGGTAGGGTTATATTTGAGGGCGAGTACTGGTTTGCTGAAAGTGATGAGGTCATAGAACCAGGCGAAGAGGTTATTGTAGTTGATAGAAAAGGTTTTGTTTTAATAGTTAAGAAAAAGAAGTAG
- a CDS encoding DUF2258 domain-containing protein produces MARLSSGFVIAGAYADKIRRTMFAQLRDYIRRDKEWGQKIAFAVAQLNRLLYSVFVEQLKIDKGDVVRVRVEYEIDESNKNIVWKWDTLSVEVFRRISQEQVDSIVKQLVSKASEVALAAVAYDVVKLGETFDGDVVFAIKLAERDVGAAILTPVNDSLAVLKRGAVIEPTPAIFEKVRLDIQPGKTIEESLKTTLSTVMQTARHVSYDEALKIMNAIRERIAVAPVPKVEEEEEE; encoded by the coding sequence GTGGCTAGGTTAAGCTCTGGGTTTGTAATAGCTGGTGCATATGCTGATAAGATTAGGAGGACAATGTTTGCTCAGCTCAGGGACTATATAAGAAGGGATAAGGAGTGGGGGCAGAAGATAGCGTTTGCAGTAGCCCAATTAAATAGATTGCTATATTCAGTATTTGTTGAGCAGCTCAAGATTGATAAAGGTGATGTTGTTAGGGTTAGAGTCGAATATGAAATAGATGAGTCAAATAAAAATATTGTATGGAAGTGGGATACACTATCTGTAGAGGTTTTCAGAAGAATTTCCCAGGAGCAAGTAGATTCTATTGTAAAGCAGTTAGTGTCGAAGGCATCTGAAGTAGCTTTAGCAGCTGTGGCCTACGATGTGGTAAAACTTGGCGAGACATTCGATGGTGATGTAGTTTTCGCAATAAAACTTGCTGAAAGGGATGTAGGAGCAGCAATTTTAACACCTGTTAATGATTCTCTTGCAGTTTTGAAGAGGGGAGCAGTGATAGAGCCAACCCCGGCGATATTTGAGAAAGTAAGGCTTGATATACAGCCTGGGAAAACAATTGAGGAATCCCTAAAGACAACATTGTCAACGGTTATGCAGACGGCTAGGCATGTAAGCTACGATGAAGCATTAAAAATAATGAATGCAATTAGAGAAAGAATTGCTGTTGCACCAGTGCCTAAGGTTGAGGAAGAAGAGGAGGAGTAA
- a CDS encoding acetyl ornithine aminotransferase family protein — MKLNKPEIVVEPPGPKAKKIIEMHSNLIATTTHDPESLPLVIERGEGVWLYDVDGNKYLDFSSSISVSNLGYPTHPEIKKVVVEMLDKLAHAAGTDFYNPYQVALAEKLVSISPGNFKKKVFFCNSGTEAIEAAMKLLRHSTNRKYFIAFIGAFHGRTMGSLSLTASKTIQRKGYMPMVEGVIHVPFPNPYRNPWGIDGYEHPDELINRVIDYIDYWIFQHIVSSDEVAGIFFEPIQGEGGYVVPPKNFFAELSKLAKNYGIMLVDDEVQMGLGRTGKMFAIENFNTIPDIIALAKALGGGVIPIGATIFRSELDFKPGAHSNTFGGHALASMVALKTIELVGKYLPNVHKLERLFREELSMLKEKYPAVGDVRGIGLAWGIEFVKDRKTKEHDVKTRNRVLYEALKNGLALLGCGKSSIRIAPPLIISEEEALAGLEILDTAIKNATG, encoded by the coding sequence ATGAAGCTAAACAAACCAGAAATAGTTGTTGAGCCTCCTGGACCAAAAGCAAAAAAGATCATCGAAATGCATAGCAATCTCATTGCAACAACAACACATGACCCAGAAAGTCTGCCGTTAGTCATTGAGCGTGGTGAAGGGGTTTGGCTTTACGATGTTGATGGTAACAAGTATCTAGATTTTTCATCGTCTATATCCGTTTCTAATCTGGGTTATCCGACACATCCAGAGATTAAGAAAGTTGTTGTTGAAATGTTGGATAAGCTTGCCCATGCCGCTGGAACTGATTTCTACAATCCATATCAGGTTGCTTTAGCAGAGAAACTTGTTTCGATATCTCCTGGCAATTTTAAGAAGAAGGTATTTTTCTGCAATAGTGGAACAGAGGCTATAGAGGCTGCTATGAAGCTTTTAAGGCATTCTACAAATAGGAAGTATTTCATAGCCTTCATAGGAGCGTTTCATGGAAGGACAATGGGGTCGCTTAGCCTAACAGCTTCGAAAACAATACAGAGAAAAGGCTATATGCCCATGGTTGAGGGGGTTATTCATGTCCCATTTCCAAATCCATATAGAAACCCCTGGGGGATAGATGGTTATGAACATCCAGATGAGCTCATCAATAGAGTTATCGACTATATAGACTATTGGATATTCCAACACATTGTATCTTCAGATGAGGTTGCAGGCATATTTTTCGAGCCTATACAAGGTGAGGGAGGATACGTTGTACCACCTAAGAACTTCTTTGCAGAGCTATCAAAACTAGCTAAAAACTATGGGATAATGCTTGTAGATGACGAGGTTCAGATGGGCCTAGGCAGAACAGGTAAAATGTTTGCAATAGAGAACTTCAACACAATCCCAGACATCATAGCCTTGGCCAAGGCTTTGGGCGGTGGGGTTATACCAATTGGAGCAACAATATTTAGATCCGAGCTAGATTTTAAGCCAGGTGCTCACAGCAATACTTTTGGCGGCCATGCCCTAGCCTCCATGGTGGCACTCAAAACGATTGAACTTGTGGGAAAGTATCTGCCTAATGTTCATAAACTTGAGAGACTATTTAGAGAAGAATTATCAATGCTAAAAGAGAAATACCCTGCTGTTGGCGATGTAAGGGGGATTGGACTTGCCTGGGGCATCGAATTTGTCAAGGATAGAAAGACCAAAGAACATGATGTCAAAACTAGGAACAGGGTTCTATACGAGGCTCTTAAGAATGGTCTTGCACTCCTTGGATGTGGAAAGAGCAGTATAAGAATAGCCCCACCATTGATAATATCTGAAGAAGAGGCTTTAGCCGGTTTAGAAATCCTAGATACAGCTATAAAAAATGCTACAGGGTAA
- a CDS encoding ferritin, protein MLDREILEVLNRQLNQELQNAYLYLSIASYFDEMSLSGFAHYFKIQAREELEHAMKIYSHIIDRGGRVELFDVPKPKSGWGSILEAIEEFYRAETENTKRIWNLAELARNKGDKATESFLKWFIDEQVEEEKNAADLLAKVKLVKDSPAVLLALDNMLAQRK, encoded by the coding sequence GTGCTTGACAGAGAGATTTTAGAAGTACTTAACAGGCAACTTAATCAGGAGCTTCAGAACGCATATCTCTATCTCTCTATAGCTAGTTATTTCGATGAGATGAGCCTCAGCGGCTTTGCTCACTACTTCAAGATCCAGGCTCGAGAAGAGCTTGAGCATGCAATGAAGATCTATAGCCATATCATTGATAGAGGTGGTAGGGTGGAGCTATTTGATGTGCCAAAGCCAAAATCTGGCTGGGGTAGCATTTTAGAAGCTATTGAGGAGTTCTATAGAGCGGAAACAGAAAATACCAAGAGGATATGGAATTTGGCAGAACTAGCGAGGAATAAAGGGGATAAAGCAACAGAGTCATTTCTGAAGTGGTTTATAGATGAACAAGTTGAGGAAGAGAAAAATGCAGCCGATCTACTAGCAAAGGTAAAGCTAGTTAAAGATTCTCCTGCAGTACTACTTGCACTAGACAACATGCTTGCTCAAAGAAAGTAA
- a CDS encoding HD domain-containing protein: MDLGKYKIVKDPVHGYIKIYEHELSIIDVFVYQRLRKIKQLSVADFVYPGATHTRFSHSLGVAHVIETLVRDVMRKYRVGRGDLERYVVVMRLLAILHDIGHGPYSHSFEEFVLFSRGVTHEDMGAKIVLQEPQIVSAIEKIVSEYGYRLSDVATALKCENRDCWPFKGVIYDAGSEKALFYMLKGAYSADIIDYLLRDSYYTGARYGGNIDWQRISYYLGILGDDMIIDYRALDAVELLMLARVYMFSTVYYHKTVRAANRFLGDIMSIIQDRKIIDFDNAIKDINEYIKLNDESILYNPAVFGLEEVRDFLSRKIPYKVVTEHRIPLSNTKNTVGLVENIDKSKSVIETILEEKARDRGIEIEKNKHFFIDTPKLSLNPMLGSEDIMIMLEGGQITRKSIFDFTWFNIPRFAVLIRLYVRRELKEKVAILRDIFNETLNLEEIKRVIEQHR; the protein is encoded by the coding sequence ATGGATCTTGGAAAATATAAGATAGTTAAAGATCCTGTACACGGATATATAAAGATCTACGAGCATGAGCTTAGCATCATCGATGTGTTTGTATATCAAAGACTTAGAAAAATAAAACAGCTTTCAGTTGCCGATTTTGTCTACCCTGGCGCAACACACACAAGGTTTAGTCACAGTCTTGGGGTGGCGCATGTTATTGAAACTCTTGTTAGAGATGTTATGAGGAAGTATAGAGTTGGTCGGGGTGATTTGGAGAGGTACGTTGTTGTGATGAGGCTTTTGGCAATATTGCACGACATTGGACACGGTCCCTACAGTCATTCTTTCGAAGAATTCGTCTTGTTTTCAAGGGGGGTGACACATGAGGATATGGGAGCTAAAATAGTTTTGCAAGAACCCCAAATAGTGTCGGCCATAGAGAAAATTGTTTCTGAGTATGGATACAGGTTAAGCGATGTTGCAACAGCGTTGAAATGTGAGAATAGGGATTGCTGGCCTTTTAAAGGGGTGATCTATGATGCTGGTTCTGAAAAGGCTTTGTTCTACATGTTGAAGGGTGCGTATAGCGCAGATATCATAGACTATCTCCTTAGAGATTCTTACTATACTGGTGCTAGGTATGGTGGGAATATTGATTGGCAGAGAATATCCTATTATCTAGGCATTCTAGGAGATGATATGATAATTGACTATAGAGCACTCGATGCCGTTGAGCTTCTAATGCTTGCAAGAGTGTACATGTTTTCCACTGTCTACTATCACAAAACTGTTAGAGCTGCAAACAGATTTCTAGGGGATATCATGTCCATAATCCAGGATAGAAAGATAATAGACTTTGACAATGCCATAAAAGACATTAATGAATACATAAAACTAAACGACGAGAGCATTCTATATAACCCAGCTGTATTCGGTCTAGAAGAGGTGAGGGATTTCCTATCGAGGAAAATCCCATACAAAGTAGTAACAGAGCATAGAATACCCTTGTCAAACACTAAAAACACTGTGGGGCTTGTGGAAAACATAGACAAGAGCAAGAGTGTCATAGAGACAATATTAGAGGAGAAAGCGAGGGACAGGGGCATAGAAATAGAGAAGAACAAACACTTCTTTATAGACACACCTAAGCTATCTCTAAATCCAATGCTTGGATCAGAAGACATAATGATTATGCTCGAAGGAGGACAAATAACAAGGAAAAGCATATTCGACTTCACATGGTTCAACATACCAAGATTCGCAGTACTAATCAGATTATATGTAAGGAGAGAGCTAAAAGAAAAAGTCGCCATCCTAAGGGATATATTCAACGAGACATTGAATCTCGAAGAGATAAAGAGAGTGATAGAACAGCATAGATGA